The genomic DNA CCTCCCCCACGGCGACTCCTGCCCGGCTGATCTTGGCCGCCGGCATCGCCCCCGAAGCGGCCCACGCCGACAGCGCCGCCAAAGCACCGCCGTGCCAGACGGCGATGCAGGAACCGAGGACGATCTGAGCGAGCATCTGAAGAATCCACCCGGCCATCCCAAATTCCGCCCCGAAGAGCCTGACGATCTCGGTCCCGGCGCTCACCAGAGCGCTGACCGTCAAGCTGGCCCCCACCGCCACCACGGCCAATCCCGCGACCGCCAGAGGTCGATGGCGGAGCACCTGCACAGCGCCGCGAGAGGCGTTCGTCATAGTGCCGCCGGGACGTGCGAGGAGGGCCCTCCCAACACCGAAGCCGAGGTGTAAGAGGAAGGACAGCAGAATCATCAGCAAGATGCCCGCCGCGCCCAGCACCTTGCCCACCGCGCCGCCGCGCACCGCCCAGGCGAGACACAGCACGGCCGCCAGTACGACAAGGGAGATCACCACGGCGTAGCCGTTCAGAAAGAGAAAAAAGCGGCCGAAATAACGGCGCCCCCAGCCGAGGAGGGCGGTCCAGGAAGCCACTTCGAAGGACCCCCGACAGCGGTGCTGGCCCCGGGCGTCGGCGGCGGCCACGCCTCCCCAGCGAACACCCTCTAGATAGACCCACAGGAGAGTCGCCACACTCCACAAGGCGATCGCCCCGAGACTCCCCTTGAGGACGCGCTCGGCGGAGAAGTGACTGCCGATGGCCAGGTAGAAATCCGCCGCCATCTCGACATCGCGGATCTGGCCGAGGGCGGCCAGGTCGCTCAGGGAGTGAGTGCCGAGCAAAGCGAAGATCGGAAGCAGGGCGCCCATCACCGTCAGCCCGCCGACCAGCAGCGACTCGAGCACCGTCACCGCCACCAGCCGCGGATTCGCCCGCAGCGCCCAGGCACCCCGGGCGGCGCAGGCACCAAGAGGGTGCCCCGGACTCACGATGCGCAGCTCATGGATCGAGGCGGTGCTGGTGGACCTTGAACTCGCGACGAAAGTCGCCCACCGCCGACAGCACCACCGGCTGCGCCATCTCGTACAGACGGCTCACCAGCATCGGCGGAATGCGTGAGGAGAGCTGGCCGAAGGACGACGCCCCTTCCCCCGCACCGCCTTCGTCGATCCGGTAGTTGGTAGTAAAGAGCGTCGGCCGCCGTTCGGTGTAGCGGGTGTTGATGATCAGGTACAGGATATCCGTCACCCAAGGGGTGGGCTTCTGGGCTCCGAGCTCATCGAGCACCAGCAACTCCGCGCCGACCACCGGATCCAGCACCTGCCGTTTCGACTCCGGCGAACCGGGGTCGAAGGTGGACTGGATCTGGTGAATCAGAGAGGTGAAATCGACGAACCGGCCGGTGACCCGGAAGCGCTGGATCAGATCGCGCAGGAGAGCTGTCGCCAGGTGGGTCTTGCCCACCCCCGGCGGACCGACGAACAGCAGACCGGACTCGCGCAGCTTGCCGTCGAGGGTGAGGAAGCTATCGCGGTACTGCCGACA from Acidobacteriota bacterium includes the following:
- a CDS encoding ATP-binding protein codes for the protein MVASGTTADPCAECGGRGWLFTTEGGVRKARPCPCRERDLAERRLASAHIPDRYRGCNLDNFQVQLAGEGPELQGALSLCRQYRDSFLTLDGKLRESGLLFVGPPGVGKTHLATALLRDLIQRFRVTGRFVDFTSLIHQIQSTFDPGSPESKRQVLDPVVGAELLVLDELGAQKPTPWVTDILYLIINTRYTERRPTLFTTNYRIDEGGAGEGASSFGQLSSRIPPMLVSRLYEMAQPVVLSAVGDFRREFKVHQHRLDP